A genomic window from Gossypium hirsutum isolate 1008001.06 chromosome D12, Gossypium_hirsutum_v2.1, whole genome shotgun sequence includes:
- the LOC107947388 gene encoding heat shock 70 kDa protein, mitochondrial yields MATAALLRSFRRRDVAASPLSAYRCLTNNGKTSAGINWTSFCRAFSSKPAGNDVIGIDLGTTNSCVAVMEGKNPKVIENSEGARTTPSVVAFNQKGELLVGTPAKRQAVTNPTNTVFGTKRLIGRRYEDPQTKKEMGMVPFKIVKAPNGDAWVEANGQQYSPSQIGAFILTKMKETAEAYLGKGVSKAVITVPAYFNDAQRQATKDAGRIAGLDVERIINEPTAAALSYGMNNKEGLIAVFDLGGGTFDISILEISNGVFEVKATNGDTFLGGEDFDNALLDFLVSEFKKTEGIDLSKDRLALQRLREAAEKAKIELSSTSQTEINLPFITADASGAKHLNITLTRSKFESLVNHLIERTKAPCKNCLKDAGISTNDVDEVLLVGGMTRVPKVQEVVSGIFGKSPSKGVNPDEAVAMGAAIQGGILRGDVKELLLLDVTPLSLGIETLGGIFTRLINRNTTIPTKKSQVFSTAADNQTQVGIKVLQGEREMAAYNKLLGEFDLVGIPPAPRGMPQIEVTFDIDANGIVTVSAKDKATSKEQQITIRSSGGLSEDEIEKMVKEAELHAQKDQQRKSLIDVKNNADTTIYSVEKSLNEYRDKIPSEIAKEIEGAVADLRKATEGEDVDEIKAKIDAANKAVSKIGEHMSGGSGGAQGGSSGGAQGGDQAQEAEYEEVKK; encoded by the exons CTTACTAACAATGGCAAGACCTCAGCGGGAATTAATTGGACAAGTTTTTGTAGAGCATTCAG TTCAAAACCTGCCGGCAATGATGTCATTGGTATTGATTTGGGTACGACCAACTCCTGTGTTGCTGTCATGGAGGGAAAG AATCCCAAAGTTATTGAGAACTCTGAAGGTGCACGAACGACACCTTCTGTTGTTGCTTTCAACCAAAAGGGAGAGTTACTTGTGGGCACCCCCGCAAAACGTCAGGCTGtgaccaatccaaccaacacagtTTTTGGAACCAAGCGTCTAATCGGTAGAAGATATGAAGATCCTCAGACGAAAAAGGAAATGGGAATGGTTCCTTTCAAGATTGTCAAGGCTCCCAATGGAGATGCGTGGGTTGAAGCAAATGGGCAGCAATATTCTCCTAGTCAAATTGGGGCAtttattttgaccaaaatgaaagaaACTGCAGAGGCTTATCTTGGAAAGGGTGTTTCTAAAGCAGTTATCACTGTTCCAGCTTATTTCAATGATGCCCAGAGGCAAGCAACTAAGGATGCTGGTAGAATTGCTGGCCTTGATGTTGAGAGAATAATCAATGAGCCTACTGCTGCTGCCCTTTCATATGGAATGAACAACAAGGAGGGTCTCATTGCAGTCTTTGATCTTGGTGGCGGTACATTTGATATCTCAATTTTGGAGATTTCAAATGGTGTCTTTGAG GTCAAAGCAACAAATGGTGATACTTTCTTGGGAGGAGAGGATTTTGACAATGCATTGCTGGATTTCTTGGTGAGTGAATTCAAGAAGACTGAGGGAATTGATCTTTCGAAGGATAGGCTCGCACTTCAGAGGCTTCGGGAAGCTGCTGAGAAAGCTAAAATTGAACTCTCATCAACATCGCAGACTGAAATTAATCTTCCATTTATAACAGCTGATGCTTCTGGGGCAAAACACTTGAATATCACATTGACCAGATCAAAGTTTGAATCTTTAGTAAATCACTTGATTGAGAGGACCAAAGCTCCCTGTAAGAATTGCTTGAAAGATGCTGGCATTTCCACAAATGATGTTGATGAGGTTCTTCTTGTTGGAGGGATGACACGTGTACCTAAAGTGCAAGAAGTAGTTTCAGGGATCTTTGGGAAGAGTCCAAGCAAAGGAGTCAATCCTGATGAGGCTGTTGCTATGGGGGCAGCAATTCAGGGTGGTATACTTCGTGGGGATGTTAAAGAGTTGCTTCTGCTTGATGTAACTCCTTTGTCACTTGGTATTGAGACACTAGGTGGAATATTCACTAGGCTAATCAACCGGAACACAACCATTCCAACAAAGAAAAGTCAG GTGTTCTCTACTGCAGCTGATAACCAGACTCAAGTAGGTATCAAGGTGCTTCAAGGTGAGCGTGAAATGGCTGCTTACAACAAGCTTTTGGGTGAGTTCGACTTGGTAGGCATTCCCCCTGCTCCTAGAGGTATGCCTCAGATTGAGGTTACATTTGACATTGATGCAAATGGTATTGTCACTGTTTCGGCCAAGGATAAGGCCACCAGTAAAGAACAGCAAATTACAATACGTTCCTCTGGTGGTCTCTCGGAGGACGAGATTGAGAAGATGGTCAAAGAAGCTGAGTTGCATGCTCAGAAGGACCAACAAAGGAAAAGTCTGATTGATGTAAAAAACAATGCGGACACCACTATTTATAGTGTAGAGAAGAGCTTGAATGAGTACAGGGACAAGATTCCTAGTGAAATTGCAAAAGAAATCGAGGGTGCTGTTGCAGATTTGAGGAAGGCAACGGAAGGAGAGGATGTTGACGAGATCAAGGCCAAGATAGATGCCGCGAATAAAGCCGTCTCAAAGATTGGGGAGCACATGTCTGGTGGTTCTGGTGGTGCCCAAGGAGGTTCTTCTGGAGGTGCTCAAGGTGGTGACCAGGCCCAAGAAGCCGAATACGAGGAGGTGAAGAAGTGA